The following is a genomic window from Moorella sp. Hama-1.
CGTCCTGGAGGCCGCCCACCGGGCGGGGATCGAGATTCCCAGCCTCTGTTACCTGAAAAACATCAACGAGATCGGTGCCTGCCGGGTGTGCCTGGTAGAGATCGAAGGCTCCCGGAACCTGCAGGCGTCCTGCGTCTATCCTGTTGCCGCCGGTCTCAAGGTCCGTACCAGCACACCCCGGGTCCTGCGGGCGCGGCGTACGGTGGTAGAACTCCTCCTTTCCGATCACCACCGGGAGTGCACCAACTGTATCCGCAACCTCAACTGCGAGCTGCAGCACCTGGCCGATACCCTGGGGATCCGCAATATCCGTTTTACCGGCGAGACCCCCAACTACCCTATTTTTAACCAGAACCCTTTCATCGTACGCGATTACAACAAGTGCATCAAGTGCCGGCGCTGCGAGGCCATCTGCAGCAACGTCCAGGAGGTCCACGTCTACGCCGCCCAGAACCGGGGATTTAACACCGTCATTGCCCCTTCTTTCATGAAAGACCTGGCCGAGGTGGCCTGCATCACCTGCGGCCAGTGCGTCATCGCCTGCCCTACGGCCTCCCTGACGGAAAAGGAGTGTATTGACGAGGTCTGGCAGGCCCTGGCTGACCCCGACAAGTACGTTGTCGTCCAGACGGCCCCTTCCATCCAGGTCACCCTGGGCGAGGTCTTCGGCCTGCCGGTAGGTACCGTGGTCACCGGCAAGCTGGTAGCCGCTTTGCGCCGTCTGGGTTTTGCTAAGGTCTTTGCCACCGACTTCACCGCCGACCTGACCATCATGGAGGAGGCCCACGAGCTCCTGGAGCGGCTGGAGGGTTGCGGTGGCCCCCTGCCCCTCCTCTCCTCTTGCAGCCCGGGATGGGTCAAGTTCTGCGAGCACTTCTACCCGGAGTTTCTGCCCAACCTCTCCACCTGCAAGTCGCCCCACGAGATGTTCGGGGCCATCACCAAGACTTATTTTGCGGCTAAAGAAGGCCTGGACCCGCGCCGAATAGTCGTCGTGGCCGTCATGCCCTGCACGGCGAAAAAATACGAGGCCAGCCGGCCGGAGATGGGTCCGGGGGAATGGCAGGATGTCGACTTTGTCCTGACCACCCGGGAGCTGGCGCGGATGATCCGCCAGGCCGGCATCAACTTCCACCAGCTGCCGGACGAGGAATACGATACGCCCTTAGGAATCGCCAGCGGTGCCGGCACCATTTTTGGCGCCACCGGCGGCGTCATCGAGGCTGCCGTGCGGACGGCCTACGCCCTGACCCACGGCCGCGAGATGGGGGTTATTGACTATGAGGAATTCCGGGGCTTGAGCGGCGTCAAGGAGGCCTGGGTGGAGTTAAAGGGCCGGAAGATCAAGGTGGCCATCGCCCACGGCACCGGCAATGCCCGCAAGGTCCTGGATCGGATGAAGGAGGGCGAAGAATTCGACTACGTGGAAATAATGGCCTGCCCGGGCGGGTGCGTGGGCGGCGGCGGCCAGCCCATCTTCGGCAGCCGCGAGCACAAGGAGATCTCCCTGGACTACCGCCACAATCGCGCCGACGCCCTCTACCGCATCGACTACTCGCGCCGCATCCGCCTCTCCCACGAGAACCCGGCGGTGCAGAAGATCTACGCCGAGTTCCTGGGCGGGCCCTTAAGCCCCATGGCGAAAAAGCTGCTCCACACCCATTACACCCCGCGGGGGCCGTTGCCGGGGTATGCGGCCAACCCGGTCGAGCCCATTGTCAATGCGCGCTCAGGCGGGAATAACACGGCCGGCAGGCAGGTCTGAACCTGGCTTCTGGGGTGAGGCAGGTTCCTTAATTTTTTAACTGTAGTTGGCAGATTAATTGAAATAGGGGATCAAGGTCACCCGTTAATCTAAATATAACTTAACTAAAAATTAATTAAAACTCCATGGGCAAATTTAGTAAAAAAGGATATAATAGATGATGTGTTTTCAAACAGGAAAGGAGGACATCGTTTTTTGTTACCCCAGGAAACATCCCGCTCGCCGGAACCCCAGCGTAAAGCCGACATCACCATAAAATTATCGGAATTTGAAATCCCGCCTATGCAGGATATCTTGCTCGTCGGTAAAAGAGCTCCTATCGGTCCCGAAGCCGTCAGGCGGATGGTTGATGCGGTCTCACCGGAACAATATGAGATAGTCCGCCTCAACCATGAAGTTTTTGAAGCTGTAGTAGTAAAAAAGTCTCTCTTAAGACTCCTACCCAAAGAAAAGCTTTTACCGATTGTAATCGAAGAAGGAAAGCGCATCGCCGATGACAACATGGTGGTTAAGGCCCAGATCAATATTACCATCCAGATCAGCAGGACGGTGGATTTGTAGTGCCTACGGTAGAAGGCCTGATAAGCCAGAAACTTTATACCAAAGAAACTGTAGGCACGTAGCATGTGCGCCATCTTACATAGTAAAACATAGTAAAAGCCGGGCAGGGCAATGACCGTCCTGGTTTTACGTGCCCGTCGCCGGCGGTGATAATGCGGCAGGCTTCCCGGTGGGACCAGGCGGGCTTATAACTGCGTTTATTTTTCAAGGCGTCATAAATATCAGCCAGGGCCACAATCCTCCCTGCCAGGGAAATATCCTCCCCTCTTTAAGCCGGCCGGATAGCCGCTGCCGTATCTCCAGGCAGCGGTAATATCACCGCCAGGGGAATCCTTACCACATACCGATTCCCCGGGCTACCAGGCGCCGCCGGCAGCCAACTCGTTTTATTTCCAATCTCAGGCCGGAAGCATCCACCGGGTCGCCGCGGCGAACATATACCTGGATACCTTCCGGCGTCGTCGTTTCCTCATAGTTTTCTTTATCCCCAGGCACGCTGGTAAAAACTACCGCTTCAATGGCCGGGCCACCGGCCGTACCGACGCTCTCCAGCCGGACGGTTACCGCCCCACCGTTTTTGAGGATAAACTCCCGGGCTTCTTCGGTAATGGTTACCTTCATCAAGCACCTTACCTCCATCATAAAAACTTTTGTCCAAAAAATAATGCCCCCCATTTATCTGCAGATATGCCGCTGGGGGTATGGAGTCTCGTCTACCTTCCCTGACATTATACCCTAATTCTAACCACCTGGAAAAGGGGCGATTTCCCTGGCCCCATTCAAGGGTTTGACCGGCGGGGGAGGGCCTGCCAGAAAACGGGGCCACCGATGATTATCTGCAGGTAGTAGGTGAAAAAACGCCAGACGGCAATAAAGC
Proteins encoded in this region:
- a CDS encoding NADH-dependent [FeFe] hydrogenase, group A6, whose translation is MPINKLNFDPVSPVSREEEAPRPATGKKVRFWIDGREVVAEEGISVLEAAHRAGIEIPSLCYLKNINEIGACRVCLVEIEGSRNLQASCVYPVAAGLKVRTSTPRVLRARRTVVELLLSDHHRECTNCIRNLNCELQHLADTLGIRNIRFTGETPNYPIFNQNPFIVRDYNKCIKCRRCEAICSNVQEVHVYAAQNRGFNTVIAPSFMKDLAEVACITCGQCVIACPTASLTEKECIDEVWQALADPDKYVVVQTAPSIQVTLGEVFGLPVGTVVTGKLVAALRRLGFAKVFATDFTADLTIMEEAHELLERLEGCGGPLPLLSSCSPGWVKFCEHFYPEFLPNLSTCKSPHEMFGAITKTYFAAKEGLDPRRIVVVAVMPCTAKKYEASRPEMGPGEWQDVDFVLTTRELARMIRQAGINFHQLPDEEYDTPLGIASGAGTIFGATGGVIEAAVRTAYALTHGREMGVIDYEEFRGLSGVKEAWVELKGRKIKVAIAHGTGNARKVLDRMKEGEEFDYVEIMACPGGCVGGGGQPIFGSREHKEISLDYRHNRADALYRIDYSRRIRLSHENPAVQKIYAEFLGGPLSPMAKKLLHTHYTPRGPLPGYAANPVEPIVNARSGGNNTAGRQV
- a CDS encoding CC/Se motif family (seleno)protein, yielding MKVTITEEAREFILKNGGAVTVRLESVGTAGGPAIEAVVFTSVPGDKENYEETTTPEGIQVYVRRGDPVDASGLRLEIKRVGCRRRLVARGIGMW